A region from the Microcebus murinus isolate Inina chromosome 3, M.murinus_Inina_mat1.0, whole genome shotgun sequence genome encodes:
- the CCDC121 gene encoding coiled-coil domain-containing protein 121 — MRYQGQGSHSKKTRNVPVTFAPQRAESRAAGEPADRAYSITEAFRAVTGAGCDPQGYWAVPRSFAHRPEKLQELSTFERCSHESQALDTSARSLAITPSELHSGHDVGDERLDSKFAEGLKSPPSYFSLINNFLKPGKLRQAERILQEKTLVEMKELNKQIKQARIQQEPLLKDNRQLHTEKLLVQAENKFFLEYVTNKTEDYRRQPEKLWNSYVQKRDEIEQRRQESASRYEQQTSMLKTELLQMEKIQSNLKQQLQAMRDISILRETQELEIQTLQKEEKKVQAEGAAKKQKAQVQFLQEKAFLEKQLSEPDIRQLGKRKRREYKRNAQALELAAKQSIFEFSLGIIRENQQLQNKLLQLTQQSQKLKATQSQLKIRKQQLQQEQWYVECLIRGRQRLQGRHNWCLKEQDAPKTTSTPPLGTKSRINPK; from the exons ATGCGATACCAAGGGCAGGGTTCACACAGTAAGAAAACGAGGAATGTGCCTGTCACTTTCGCCCCGCAAAGAGCTGAGAGCAGAGCCGCTGGAGAACCGGCTGATAGGGCTTATTCAATAACCGAGGCGTTCAGGGCCGTGACTGGGGCAGGGTGCGACCCCCAGGGGTACTGGGCAGTGCCAAGATCCTTTGCGCACCGACCAGAGAAACTACAAGAACTGTCCACGTTTGAACGCTGTTCCCACGAGTCTCAGGCCCTTGACACTAGTGCTCGCTCCTTGGCGATCACCCCCAGTGAACTACACAGTGGCCATGACGTTGGGGATGAACGCTTGGATTCCAA GTTTGCTGAGGGCCTCAAGTCCCCTCCATCATATTTTAgtctaataaataattttttaaagccaggGAAGCTAAGACAGGCGGAAAGGATCCTTCAAGAAAAAACACTGGTGGAAATGAAGGAACTtaacaagcaaataaaacaagCTCGAATCCAGCAGGAACCACTGCTGAAGGACAACAGGCAGCTACACACAGAAAAGTTACTTGTCCAGGCTGAGAACAAATTCTTCCTGGAATACGTGACTAACAAAACTGAGGACTATAGAAGGCAACCTGAGAAGCTGTGGAACAGCTATGTACAAAAGCGTGACGAGATTGAACAAAGACGACAAGAGTCAGCCTCCAGATATGAACAACAAACTTCGATGCTTAAAACAGAGCTCTTGCAAATGGAAAAGATTCAATCCAATTTGAAGCAGCAATTGCAGGCAATGAGGGACATTTCTATATTAAGAGAAACACAGGAACTAGAAATACAGACATTacagaaggaggagaaaaaagtcCAAGCTGAGGGAgctgcaaagaaacagaaagcacaGGTCCAGTTCCTCCAGGAAAAAGCATTCCTGGAGAAACAACTAAGTGAGCCAGACATAAGGCagctgggaaagagaaaaagaagggaataCAAGAGGAATGCCCAGGCCTTGGAGTTGGCAGCAAAGCAGTCTATTTTTGAATTCTCCCTTGGCATCATCAGAGAGAACCAGCAGTTACAGAATAAATTGCTGCAGCTAACTCAGCAATCCCAGAAGTTGAAGGCTACTCAAAGCCAGTTAAAAATTAggaagcagcagctgcagcaggaaCAGTGGTATGTGGAGTGCTTAATCCGGGGGAGGCAACGACTACAAGGAAGGCATAATTGGTGCCTGAAAGAACAGGATGCTCCAAAGACCACATCCACCCCTCCCCTAGGCACCAAATCAAGAATTAATCCAAAGTAA